The stretch of DNA AGGCACTTGGAGCTGCTTGGGCAGAAGAGGGTGCTGGGCTGGTGTTGGTAGccctgcagctcttcagaaatATTGAGGTCCTCATCTCATCCTCTGTGGCCACTGAAAGGCAGAGGGATTTCTGCCCCCACTGTTTTGTATACAGTTGCAGAATCCTTGTTCTGCTCCTCAAATCCTCCTGCAAACTTAATCATTCATCATTGTATTCTGTTCCTGACATTAGTCATTGCTGAACACTGCCATGTCCCGTTCAGAGGCAGGTATTTGTGGGAAAGTGGAAGGAGTGACCCAATTTCTTTCAAACCTTAAAGCTCCTCTGGGCCTCACATGGTGTGGACATTTGGCCTTTCCATAAATAGTCCTCCCTAAAACTCCATTAGGTTTCCTGCTGTGCCATGTCACCTTTCGTCTCATCAGCTGTTCATTACCCCTGAACATGTCCTGAGGCCTGGGGTGCTGCTGAGGAGGCAGCGGACAGTCACAGGCTTCCCTATATTACAAACTCCTTACTCAGTCTCTTTGCTGCTGCCCCAAAGCATCAGCccacttcccttctcttccagaTGATCACTGCCGtgtggtgctgcagccctcTGGTACAGGGAATGACTACATCAATGCCAGCTATGTGGATGTAGGTAGCAAGGAAttgctgccctgggaagggtGGGAAAGGTGCCTTGTTATGCTGGGTAAGGACAGTCCTGCTCATATGGGTGGCCCTGAGGTCTGACACTTGCTGCCCTCAAGTGCTGGAAGGTCTTGGGATATCACTTTCCTTGCATCCTTTCTGAGCTGCCTGGAGTACTCTGGATTTGTGTGCAGTCCTCATCTCTAACAAAAAGTGACCTTTGTGAGGGGCCAGGAGCCGAGATGCAGCCCCTGGTACACACACTCTGTGCTGGCCAGGATTGGTGCTGTGGGACACACCGTGCTGAGGGCTCTGGGCTTTGGTGTCTGTGCGGATGGATTCTTTACTTCATTgtctgttaaatatttaaccCATGTGATCAGAGCTGTTTGAATCTCTCCCCTGCAGAGCTATGGAAGTCCACACTTCTTCATTGCAGCTCAAGGTGGGTGCTCCCAGACTTCATCCTCAAGAGATGTCAGTTGCTGCGCTGAGCAATCTGGGAAATGGGGAACTGTGACAGCAGCCTAGGAGCTGTGAACGGCTCAGCCCAAGGCCCTGTATCTCCAGGATCTCTGTCCTGGACAGTGGTTACAGATGCTGCAGGGCATGGAAGGCCTCAGGGGCAGTttggcagcagctgaagctgGTGCCTGTGCTGCCCAGTCTGAGGATATGGTCCTTCCACCCACAAATCTGGTTTGTTGCCTTTGGCAGCTGCATGACAGGGACAATCCTGCAAATGCCTGACATGTCTGCACTCAGTGCACTTGGATACAGACCCCTTCCAACAGTATaaagctgggctgggctggtcTGCTCTGTGCATCATGGAGGAGGTCTTGGGATCCCTGCAAAGCTCCAGAAATTTCTTTGACGAAATAGGACCCTAAATGTGGGACCAGTTCATGGTCACCTTAAGGGTCTGGATGGGGAAGCCCCTGAAGCAGCAATGAATCCCTGACATATCCTGGGCTCACCTGCTCACCCTCCTCCTTGTCCCAATTTCTAACATGATGACGAAGCCAATTTGCCCAGCAACCCTGCCAGGTGCTGatgtgccctggctgtgcctctgTCCCTGGGCAGAGGAAAGCCTGGGAATGTCTGAGTTGTGCCTGGGAGCACACTCCCACAGCTTGGACAGTGGCACAGggctctcctcttccttcccaagGCCCCTTGGCTGAGACAGTGGTGGATTTCTGGCAGATGGTCTGGCAGGAGAAGACCTCGGTCATTGTGATGCTGACAGGCTTAGTGGAGCAAAACAAGGTAGAGAAACCATCTCAGCCCATTCTCCACTTCAGCCCAGACTTCCCTGCCTGCTTTTGCTGCGCTCCCAGTGTGTCTGTCAGTGAGGGCAGAGAGTTCTGCTCTACTGCAGCACTCCCCTCATGAGGTTACTGGTGCTCAGAGGTCTTGCTGCTGTTGACAGATCAAGTGTGAGAAGTACTggccagagcaggaggaggtcTATGGGGACTTTACTGTGACACTCAACAACACCAGGGCCACCACAGGCCTTGTCACGCGCACATTCAGCCTGCAGAAGGTAAGCCTGGCATGTAGCTGAGGTGGGAATGCAGGATGTTCTGGAGGTTCAGAACTGGTGGGAGCTGTCAGTCAAGGACATTGTGGGAAATCCTGCCTGGTCTCCAGCACAAGAAGGTCAGTGCTGCTACCACTGCTACCCAAGGCTTCTGTGCCAAGCAAAAGCAATTGGTCAGCTCCAGTGGTCACCCCAGATGAGTCTGGACTGACGATGTTCGTGGGCAGATCATGAGGGCTTGGATCAGGTGATTACAAAGGATATAAAAGCAGTTAAAGGGTATAAAATGGCATTTCTGTACATCCAGGATGGTGAGACAGGTGTCTGCCTGTCACCTGAACCAATCTGCAGAGGGTCTACACTGAAGCTCCTTGGTCACTTATAGCTACTAAGCCTGAACAGCTAGTTTATGGTTTAAGATAAACTACATAAGGACATTTCTCAAGATGGATACTACTTCTGAAGTTATACCTCAGataaaaagcagaagctgcaggagctgcaaggaggggaaaatgggtaaaatataaagaaattgcAGTTATGCATATTCCTGTCTTTTCTTGTCTTGCCCAGAGCAAAACGTAGCTGAGAGGTAAAGCTCCAAGAGCACCTGATGGAAGGACAGCAGTTCATTAGTTCAGGACAAGTGACTGTGATATTTATGGCAAAATACATGATGGGCTGGTAACAAAAGTGACAACATTTATATTAGTGCAGTACCAGCCTTAGGGAATATCTTTCCTGTGGAAGCCAGGGCTTCTGAATGACTATGGAAACAACCTAAACTGTGATTTTGATATTCTTCCTCTGGGCCACAAGCTGCAtttgctgctctgccttcacCATTCACAGCACgtgaaagcagaaaacaaataatttgtgCGGCCCCTCTGAAGTGGTTTTCTCCACTGCTCCCTACTTGTTGTCATGCAATCACTTCACACAAGTTTCCTGGTTTATTCCTGCTCCCTGTTGCCAGCCATGTCTCTCTCTTTGCAGGCAGGCTGTGCTCTCCCAAGAGTGGTGGAGCAGTTTCACTACCTGCTGTGGCCAGACCACGGAGTCCCCAGAaacacctcccagctcctgtgctTAGTGGCAGTGGTGAACAAGAGGGTGTTGGAAGCACCTGCTGGGCCTGTGTTGGTGCATTGCAGGTACTGGGCTGGGAAGGCTTGGGTGCTGGGGCATAGCTGGTAGGGGCAGCACTGAAACTCAATTTTCCGTGTCCTCAGTGCAGGGATCGGGCGCACAGGTACCTTCATCGCCCTGGACTTCCTCTTGAAGATGGGGAAGGCTGAGGGGAAGGTGGATGTGTTTCGCTGCGTGCAGCAGCTGCGGGAGCAGCGAGTCAGCATGGTGCAGACCAAGGTGAGGAGAGTTACTTGCTCCCTGCACACCTTGGGCTGCAGATCTAGTTCTCACtgttcccagggatgtggtgtGCAAAGCCACATTGGCCATATAGTTCATGGTCTAGCCACAGAGACTGGAGCTGCCAGCTGATGGAGACCACAGGATCTTATTTTCAATACTGTGTCCAAACCCAGTTGGGACCCATGTCCCCAGAGGCAGACCCTCTGAGGTCTCAGCAGCATTTGTACGCTGATATGTATCATCCTCATATAGAAGGGCTGTCTTGTATGCAAGGATCATGAACAAGAGTCCATTTGTTCAGACTTTCAGGATGTCTGCCCTTGTGGCATCTCCTGAGCAGCAGTGTCCTGGCCTAGGGACTACTACTATAGTCTGTTCAGTGCTGGGTCCCTTTGGAGAAAATAAGGTTGGGCTAGACCAGCAAGCTCCTTGTAGGAGGACTAACTAGTCCACAGGTTCTCCGTGTTTccttccccagagcagggaTCTGGTCTGAGAGGGAGCATTAAACCATAGGAAGACAGTCTTTTCTGGGTTGCTGGAGTTGCTGGCTGTGTCTCAAAGCAGGGCTGCCTGCACTGATAGCTGTCAGGCCTCAGGGCTCCATAGAAGGAAAGTGAAGATGAACCTGGCTCATTCCTGGCACAGGTTGATGCCAGTGGAGGTCTGGAGTTCCAGGCttcctcctggagctgctccagacTGTGCAGCTGACCCGTGTCCTCGTGCAGGAGCAGTACACCTTCCTGTACGAAGCGCTGCTCGAAGGCTTGCTCTGCGGCAACACCGGGGTCCCTGTGGAGAGCATCGCCACCCTTGTCCACTCACTTCAAGAAGCTCAGACTTCAAGGCCCAACAGTGTCCTTGACAAGGAGTTCAAGGTACCACCAGGATATGGTGCACTGGTGCTGTGAGGGCTGGTCTGTGATGCCACCCCCCCTCACCGCTCCCCTCCCCAACTGTGGGATGGACATGGGACAGTGTTTCTCTGGGGTGGCCAAAGAAGGGGAGGCGCTGGCCGGCATGACTTACTTGGCTGAATCATCTCTACAGGCCTTGCAGAAGTTTTCTGAGTTGTTCCAGCTCCTGCCatgcagagaagcagagaaaccCAGCAACCAGCCCAAGAACCGCAAGCCAGGGATCCTGCCAGGTAacactggcagggctgggcagccccttgCTCTAAAACCCAGCGCCTGAAAGCAGCATGGGTGGAATGATGTtcccctgctgcttccctccccagcaccatGCCACTGACAGATTCTGCTCAAGGTCTAGTCATCATTTTCTGGTTAGTAATAAATACAGATTGGGCTGGTACACCTGGGGTACACCTCGGATACACCTGGGATAAACATGTCCCTGGTCTAACCTTTCTCGATGGAGTAGCTCAGATGAAGCATCAGGGAGCAAAGAGGAGAGTGGAACTGCTGTGCCTCTCTGCAGGAGATTTTGGACATCTCATGTCAGGGGTCCTTGAGCTGTCAGGGCCACAAGGCTGGTGGTGCCTGTTCATCCAAGCCCCTCCAGCCCATGCCGCAGGAAGCCGCGTTGACAACATCACTTGCAGAAAAAGCCCCCTGCctctctgcagggagaggatgACCCTCTCTCTGTCCCTTGCCTCCTCAGCGGATTCCTGCCGGCCCATCCTGATGTCTTCGCTGAACGCGGACGGCTCCCCAGGTTACATCAACGCCGTATTTGCCAGCGTAAGGCTCCAGTCCCAGCGGAGGGGGGCGAGAGCTGATGGCAGCAGTAGAAACacctctccccccccccttccccgcaCACCCTTGATGAAGGCAAGGGTAGAGCGTGTCACCCCGGTATGAGGTGTCCCAGCCCTCGGGCTCCTTCACGGTgactgctggccctgctgccaggaggtgGCCCCCGCGCTCGGCTGAGCCCTGCCTGCTCGGGCAGCTCCGCAGCCGCCGCACAGCCGCTGGACACAGCCTGCTGGGGGCCGAGCCCGGGTGTGATGACCtgggggggcggcggggggcaaacctgagctgctctgagcacGACTGGGGTGCACTGTGTTTCCTCCGTCTCTGCAGGGAGGCAGTGGGGCGTTCCCACTGTCAGAAGGGCTCTCGGGAAGGTGAATTGTGTGACTTTCCCCACCCCCAGGCACACTGGCGTGTTTTGCAGACATACACCGAGGAGGATAGAATCATCATCACCCAGCTGCCTTTCCCCACCACGCTGGTGGATTTCTGGGCTCTGGTCTGGGATTACACCTGCACATCAGTGGTTGTGCTGAATCAACTCCAGGAGCTGGACAAGGTGAGCAGCCCCAGCGCAGCTCTCCCCTCCCGTGGTTCCCcgtggggctgagcagggagattTCTGCCTTTGACCCTGCACAACTCTTACCATGAGAGCCCTACAAGCTTGTGGGCTCCACCTGGGAGAGCCCTGAGACAGTCCAGCATCACGGCACCACAGCAGTGGACTGTCCTCAGTCTCACAGCAAGGGGGCATCCCTCAGGTGTCCTCTCTGCTGGAATGTGATTTTTCTGGCTGAAGCACTGGCTTAGTCTCCGGAAAATGTTTGGCAGAGCCACGTGTACATGGCTCTGAGATAAGGGAGTGGTGTGATCCCACCCATGCGAGGTGCCAAGCACTGTCACGCGTGCAGGTTGGGGCTGTGTGTGATCACGCACACGTGTCACTCCCCGCAGACATACGTGGAGTTCTGGCCCACCCAGGGTGAAGATGACTATGGCCGTTTCCATGTCCAGCTGATCTCAGAGGAGCCTGGAGCTGACTTCACAGCCTGGACACTTGCCCTCACCAACAGGCAGCAGGTGGGATCTGTGCTCAAAGATGGCAAAGTCTTTTGAGAACAACCTTTATAATTTGGGGCTGAAGTAACAGCTAGAGGTGGCAGAGGCCACATTGGTCAGAGTGATCTGGTGGGGTCCTGGAAGGACACTGGCCAGAGCAGGGTCTTTTGCCTTGGGAGAGAGGTTAATCCCAAGAAGGTaaggctgcaggcagaggtaCAAGTCAGAGGTACCTTTGTGTGCCTTTCCAACTTGGAGGGCAGCAGCCGTGGATGGATTTCTTGCATCTTGGGGGTTCATGGAAGGGGACAGCTGTTGCAGGTAGCTGGCACTGGACTGGTGCCAGTCTGAGCTGCACCTGATGTGCTCAGCTCTCCTCTGATGCTCTTGTCTATTTGCTGATCTCAGAGCACTCAATGGAGAAGGGCAAAGTCTGGGACTGGGCTGTCCCactgtggagctgctccctTGATCCACTGTGCATGGCTGAGCCAGTACTGACACACACTGTCCATCCCTTCACTCCGTGAAGACAATAGGTTTCTTTTCTGCCCAACCCACTGTCTTTCTTCCCCACTAGCCCAAGAAGTCAGCACTGGAAGTCCAGTTATGGCAACTGAAGGACTGGCCTATGCAGGAGTGTCTTCCCCTGCACCCTGCCACCATCATCAGCTTGCTAGGGAAAGTGGAGACACACCATCGGCAGAGCCAAGGTGGACATATCCTTGTCACCTGCTGGTGAGTGATGTCTCTTGGAGGAGCAGCCATGGTACAAAGCTGGACACAGCCCAGGCTCTGTCAGTGAACTTGGTCACAGCTCCATCTCAGGTGGATGTATGGACATGAATTCAGCTATGTTCAGAGAGGGAGGCTTCCCTGTGGAGGCTGGCTGGCTGCAGGATCTGTAGACAAGATCACCCTGAGAGCCTGGATGTCTAGTGGGATGCCTCTGAGGTTCAGCCATGCCAGGCGATCCCAGAGCAAGTGACTctcccctttctctcctctgcagggatggagccagCCGGAGTGGGATCTTCTGTGCTGCTAGTTTCCTGTGTGAGCAGATCCAAAGTGAGGGGATGGTGGATGTATCACAGGCCGTGAGGATGCTGAAGAGGCGGCGGAGACAGCTCATCAAAGATGTGGTAGGTGCTCACTTCAAACCCAGCTGGGATTGCAACACCAAACCCAAGCATATCCTGGACTGacccagcagctgccctggcccCTCTGTGCTCAGATCATCCTggggccagcaggagcagacgAGACCTCTGAAAACCCTCATTTTCTGCCTCTGGGACACACCCACTCACTCAGGGGCAGGTTTTACAAGACCAAATGGGCACCACAGCATCCTGCGTGGTGAGTGGCCCCTTTCTGGTCCACCTGGCCTGCTCAGCAGGAGGCTGCACTGGTGGGTGTTCAGGTACCTACCTGTCCTGCACCCACTTCACCACCTGGTCTGGGTGGTAGAGGTCATCACAGGGTGAGCAACCCAGATGGGATTGATCAGCAGACACTTTGTGCCCTGGAGGCTGGCTTTCCTCTTGAGGCCAGTTGGCTCCAGCACTGGGGTATCCCAGCCCTCCAGCTACTGGAGCACTTGCCTGTGATTCCTCAGCAGGGGAAGGTGGGCTCCAGCtgagaggaggagagcaggctgTACCTGTGCCTGGCATGCTCAGGAAGCTGTTGGAAACCAGTGCTCACATTCCACTGCAGGTGTTGATCTACCAGACTCTCATGTGCATCCCTCTTTCCACAGGAGCAGTATGGGCTCTGCTATGAACTAGCCCTCAGTTACTTGAATTCATTTGAAACCTATGGGAATTTCAAGTAGAGGCGTGACCACAGTCCATCTCTGGACAGGACTTTGATTCTCTTGGCAGACCTTCATCAGTAACAATGAAAACAAGAGCAAATGAAAGAGATGTGCACAGCCCCCCTGAAAAACCACAGCAAGGGTCCTCTGCGACTGGAGAGCACAGGCTGGACTATCTCCAAATTGTGGTCAGGCTTTGAAGTAGGAATCTGACCCTTTTCCCAGCATTTGTGCAGTATCTTGTCTGGAATCACAGCCTGAGTATGCACGCCTGAGCACAGGCACCAGGACTTGACATACTCTTCCTTGCTAGGGATGAAGAGAACAGCTATCCCATCTAGGCTCCCTTGTCCCTTCAGGCAACCCCAGGGGAGGTGGGGTAGCACCAACATCTGTGTTTTGTCAGGAAAGCACCAAACTAGTGTAAGATCTGTGGTGCTCAGGAGCATAAGCTATCTGTCCTACTTTGGGAAAAGCATGAAGTCCAAGGCCAACAAGAGCCAAGGGTGGGGCAAGCCATGGTCCTGTAGGGCTAAAtaggtccttccaacccacacaATCTCTTTCTGGAAATCCATTTTCCAGGTACTGATCCAAGTGCCATAaccctgccagctccagaggGGCTCCTTCATCAGCCTGTCTGACTTCACTATGACAATCCCAGGTGGGATTAACTTGGATATCCTGGATGTGATTccagcaggggctgctgctgcatcaTGGAGACTGgttctgcctttgctgtgtAAGGGCAAGAGACCTCAGAGCCAGGACTGACCCCAGGTCCTGACTGGCTGTGGCTCTCTGTCCTTTGTCTCACCAGTAAAGACCCTGTAACAGCCATGGTGGTGGTAACCTCTggtcttcatttttcttccaggtTTGACCGAGCACAAGGCCCTCAAAGAAACTGAGACCACACAGGTCCCTCAGCTCTGGCCACAGCATGTGCACAGAACACACTCCTGCCCAAAATGTGTGGTGAGGGACATCATCCTTTATGGATTCCCACCACACATCTGATGTAAACTCATGTGAGAGCtgtccagcacagccctggaggcTGTCAAGCACCACTAGGGAATATGGGGTCACAGCAGCCCTCCCCTCAACAAGGTGCATTTAACTCCCTGCAGGGAGATGTGACCCCAGAGGGGCAATGAGGGGACCAGGCAAGAGCTGTAGTGGGACAGCCAGCCCCTTCAAACCACAAGCCTTTATTGGGTATTCAGACAGAGCAGGCAGAGTCACAAAGCAGTCCAGTCAGGCCAAGTTCCAGAAAATCCCTGGGTTTGGCTGATTATCAGCAGAGATGGAGGAGAAGAGTTGGGAACCCAGGGCATGGCAGGAGAATGCCATCAGCCTGAGCCTGTGTGAGTCTGGGAttagaaaatctgaaatacaaatCCTGCttccaggaaagcaaaaatgaaagcaaacctGAAAAAAGGAACTGCAGAAAGTCAAATTCAAAGGCCTTAAAAAAGCAGTAAGCAAAAGCTGGGAAGTGAGGgtgctgaggaaagaaaaagctcacAATCCTCCTTTGTCTCCTGTTTTCATCTTGCCCTGCTGAATTAGATGAATTGAACTGGACTCCCACACTGTCACAGTCACAGGAGACCAAGGGGACACAGCAGCCATCAGCACTGAGCTGGGGTCATCCTTCTCATTTTCTCCActccttctctgctctgaaTGTCTCCATGGTCCTGGCCAGTGGCTGGAGTGACTGATCTCTAGCCTAGCCACCTTTACCTGTGGAGAACAAGGGCATCCAATGTCAGAGACAGGCTGGAGCATAGGGCAATGCCTGCCACAGCCCAACCCTTtcatcccagctgtgcccaaCCTTAGGTTCTCTGAGGTGCCTGTCACTGCCCTGGCGAGAGAAACAGTCTCTCAACCTGACCCTCCCGAGACCATTCCCTGCAGATCTCTCCCCTGGGAGGGGTGGCACAGACATGGGTCCCCTGAAGGACTGAGCCATGAGCCACTCTTTGGGATTCCCATCTTTGCTCACTGCTGTCCTTGCTCCAGGCTGAGAGCACTGCTTGTCATGTGGGGCTTAGTGGGCAGAACCATCCTGACCATCCTCAGCTAGAGCAAATGGGGAGACGTGTCAGTGCAGAGTATGAGCAGATGATTCTTCTGAAGCTCAGGTTCTCCTGGGAGATCTCTGCTCCTACCCCAGCTAACACATAGCCCTGTAGCCGCCTTTGAGATGGTTGTCTGTGAAATTGCATTTTCCTACCTTTTTAGTTATCCTCCTTAGCTTTGTTGGGCACATACTTCTTTTTcctggaaaggcagagaggagtCCTGGGTAAGAGGCTGGCATTGCCCATGTCCCTGTTGAACCTGTCTCCTCCCTACTCACCTGGAGAGCACGAGCCACAGGATCACTGCAGTCATGAGAAGGAGTGCCAACAGCACAACCAGCCCAATCACAGTCCAATGCCATGTGCCTGGAGCCTGCCCTGCAACTAACACACAGCCAGGAGTGGGTGTCACAATCTGGGCCTCAGGCTGGCCATGGCCCCAATGTTGGCAAAGGGTGTAGATGTGTGTCTTGTCTTAGGTTTCTTCTGTGATGGAGGATTGCCCCATgtatagggaaaaaaagtgtccTCTGTCCCGCATGAGACCCAAAGGCTCCTGCACTGGGCCAGCTCCTCTCCAGAGGGACCAGCCAGGGAAACGTGGGAGAGAGGCTTGGGCACCAGAAGCAAAGAGACACTTACcaacagagaagctgtagcAGACACAGGTGAACTTCTCTGACTGTTGGAGGAGATAGGAGAGAGAGTTGAAACCACTTCTGCCCCACTATCCTTCCTGGGGGGCAAAAGTCTCCCACTCATGTGAGAGAGGACCCCAGAGACACTGTCCTGCCAGGTCATGGGAGAGGAGCCTGCCATCACAGCCAGAGCAGACCCATGCAGGGGCCCAGCCCTGGCCAGCGGTGTCCCCAGACACCAGGAGGCCCCACGCTGGGTACCTGCGGTGAGCGGCGGACGAGGCGCAGAAGGGCCGTGTAGTCCCAGCCGGGGCGCAGGGCAGCATTGTGGTAGCCCTGCCCCCAGGTGCCATTGCCCAAAACGAAGTCCATGGGGGCGGTGAGGTTGAGCACAGCGGCCACGTAGGTTCTGGGCTGCTGGCTGGTGTTGAAGGGCTGCTGGGTGGTGTTGAAGGGCTGCTGGCTGGCACTGaagggctgtggctgccccaagCAGGCACTTTCAATCCCTGAGCTGTTGTGTGTCATGGCCACGACCAGCTGGTGCTCCCTGCAAGGTGGAAAGTGAGAGGGGCGGGGGGACAGCAGAGAGAGTGGAGCAGGGGCATCTGCAGGCAAGCACTGCCAGTGGGGAGACCCATGTGGAGGTGGCAGAAGTGCGGGGGCTGCACTCACCCGGTCCCCTCCGAGGTGATGGGTTGCAGGGGAAGCACGGCCGTCCCTTGGGATGGGGAGATGTCAGGGACGCTGCGGCAGCTGATGCCCAGAGGGTGCTGGTTGTCTGGAGGGCAAGAGCAGATGAGCATCAGCTCAGCAGGGGCAGGCTCGGGCAGTgcaggctgcagagcacagctcctgtGTGACCAGGCTCCTCGGACAGGGGCACAGCGAGCCCTACCTGTGCTCTGAAACTCCCACAGCGacgcagccccggccccggcagCCGTCAGTCCCTGAATCGACACCACGTAGCTGCTGCCGGGGCCGTGCTCCGGCAGCCGGTGCTCAGTGACGGAGCCGTTCACCTGCAGCCACTCCATCTCCAGGAAGCCTCCATCCCGTGTGCTCCTGGCCGTGATGTtcagctggggagaggagacagagctgcagggcagcagctccaacCTGCCCACAGCTCACTGAGGCAGAGCAAAGCACCTCTGGCAGCCTCCCCTTCTCTGAGGCTGCCCCAGCTGtggaaggctctggagaggaACCAGCACGATCCTTGGCCCCATGTGTGGACCTCAAagcagagaagaggaggagaggaggaattTGGAGCCAACACTCAGGATGTCCAAGTGTCTGCCTCCGTGAGCAAAGAATCAAGTGtctgt from Chiroxiphia lanceolata isolate bChiLan1 chromosome Z, bChiLan1.pri, whole genome shotgun sequence encodes:
- the LOC116781038 gene encoding receptor-type tyrosine-protein phosphatase mu-like isoform X2 codes for the protein MCIEVLQVVPGTFEISSTSIQLNWTCRFPGACQGMRAMCRLAVPSSPPCEADEVEGEEMLHGQKGTFSCSQLQPFTDYSVTIFLHPNTTLFSWLFRTEETVPDKPEELWLDTSRGSLRWKELPSCKGEIIGYQLNITARSTRDGGFLEMERLQVNGSVTEHRLPEHGPGSSYVVSIQGLTAAGAGAASLWEFQSTDNQHPLGISCRSVPDISPSQGTAVLPLQPITSEGTGEHQLVVAMTHNSSGIESACLGQPQPFSASQQPFNTTQQPFNTSQQPRTYVAAVLNLTAPMDFVLGNGTWGQGYHNAALRPGWDYTALLRLVRRSPQSEKFTCVCYSFSVGQEPVSLLDRMPLLLTVVLVAALLALGILLFFILFRLKYNSSKTSENNSTILLRRRRGGACKLNTQIPVEELLEAMKRFKREEIEAEQTDDESVDRRGVGHLREYQQLSSALLHPCNAGTEQCNQSKNRYKSIIPYDHCRVVLQPSGTGNDYINASYVDSYGSPHFFIAAQGPLAETVVDFWQMVWQEKTSVIVMLTGLVEQNKIKCEKYWPEQEEVYGDFTVTLNNTRATTGLVTRTFSLQKAGCALPRVVEQFHYLLWPDHGVPRNTSQLLCLVAVVNKRVLEAPAGPVLVHCSAGIGRTGTFIALDFLLKMGKAEGKVDVFRCVQQLREQRVSMVQTKEQYTFLYEALLEGLLCGNTGVPVESIATLVHSLQEAQTSRPNSVLDKEFKALQKFSELFQLLPCREAEKPSNQPKNRKPGILPADSCRPILMSSLNADGSPGYINAVFASTYTEEDRIIITQLPFPTTLVDFWALVWDYTCTSVVVLNQLQELDKTYVEFWPTQGEDDYGRFHVQLISEEPGADFTAWTLALTNRQQPKKSALEVQLWQLKDWPMQECLPLHPATIISLLGKVETHHRQSQGGHILVTCWDGASRSGIFCAASFLCEQIQSEGMVDVSQAVRMLKRRRRQLIKDVEQYGLCYELALSYLNSFETYGNFK
- the LOC116781039 gene encoding uncharacterized protein LOC116781039; the protein is MALQLLALRCLLALVSLLSAQVQGELDPKVQGMSQGTETCQRPPWASIFQLAPDQESYRKNEEVMLSCPEGFQPSFTHVKCSSEVQSFINAKPVYREVWLGRDTRGVWIRIRSSMDCLEVLQVVPGTFEISSTSIQLNWTCRFPGACQGIRAMCRLAVPSSPPCEADEVEGEEMLHGQKGTFSCSQLQPFTDYSVTIFLHPNTTLFSWLFRTEETVPDKPEELWLDTNRGSLRWKELPSCKGEIIGYQLNITARSTRDGGFLEMEWLQVNGSVTEHRLPEHGPGSSYVVSIQGLTAAGAGAASLWEFQSTDNQHPLGISCRSVPDISPSQGTAVLPLQPITSEGTGEHQLVVAMTHNSSGIESACLGQPQPFSASQQPFNTTQQPFNTSQQPRTYVAAVLNLTAPMDFVLGNGTWGQGYHNAALRPGWDYTALLRLVRRSPQSEKFTCVCYSFSVVAGQAPGTWHWTVIGLVVLLALLLMTAVILWLVLSRKKKYVPNKAKEDN